A region of Dermochelys coriacea isolate rDerCor1 chromosome 1, rDerCor1.pri.v4, whole genome shotgun sequence DNA encodes the following proteins:
- the LOC119857076 gene encoding olfactory receptor 51G2-like — protein sequence MSPLNDTKFKSAMFLLTGLPGQEDIHLWISTPFCLMYAISILGNSVILFIVKTDSSLHEPMYIFLSMLAVTDLGLSIATIPTVLGIYLFKSREISLNACFAQLFFIHSFQCIESSLLLLMAFDRFIAIRDPLRYASILTLPRTAKMGLVFVLRGVAVILPLPFLLRHYQYCQANVLSHSYCLHQEVMKMACSDIRINSIYGLFTILLSMGLDSLLIFLSYVMIIKTVLSVVSHTECLRALNTCVSHLCAVLLFYTPEIGLSVIHRFGEGSSPILQILLGYISLLVLPLMN from the coding sequence ATGTCACCTCTCAATGATACCAAATTCAAATCTGCAATGTTCCTTCTTACCGGGCTACCAGGTCAGGAAGACATTCATCTCTGGATCTCTACTCCCTTCTGCTTAATGTATGCTATTTCAATATTAGGAAATTCAGTCATTCTGTTCATTGTAAAAACAGATTCAAGCCTCCATGAGCCcatgtacattttcctttccatgttgGCAGTTACAGACCTTGGCTTATCGATAGCCACCATACCAACAGTACTGGGCATATACTTATTTAAATCTAGGGAGATCAGCCTCAATGCCTGTTTtgcccagctgttcttcatccactcATTTCAGTGCATTGAATCCTCCCTGCTCTTGTTAATGGCCTTTGACCGCTTCATCGCAATCCGTGACCCGCTGAGATATGCTTCCATCTTAACCCTGCCAAGAACAGCGAAGATGGGACTGGTGTTTGTGCTAAGAGGGGTGGCTGTAATACTcccactcccctttctcctgagaCATTACCAATACTGTCAAGCCAATGTCCTCTCCCATTCTTACTGCCTGCACCAGGAGGTCATGAAGATGGCTTGTTCTGATATCAGAATCAACAGCATCTACGGTTTGTTTACTATACTCTTATCAATGGGGTTGGACTCGCTGCTCATCTTCCTCTCATATGTGATGATCATCAAAACAGTATTAAGTGTTGTTTCCCACACAGAGTGCCTCAGGGCCCTCAACACCTGcgtctcccacctctgtgccgtCCTGCTCTTCTACACGCCAGAGATCGGCCTGTCTGTGATACACAGATTCGGGGAGGGCTCTTCTCCCATACTTCAGATTCTCCTGGGCTACATCTCCCTGTTGGTGCTGCCCCTGATGAACTGA
- the LOC119849848 gene encoding olfactory receptor 51G2-like, which produces MSALNDTKFNSAAFLLTGIPGQDDVHLWIISIPFCLMYVILIVGNSVILFIIKTDPSLHEPMYIFLSMLAITDLGLSIATIPTILGIYLFKSREISLNACFAQLFFIHSFSFIESSVLLLMALDRFVAIYHPLKYAYILTMQRIAKIGLVFVLRGLAVVFPVPFLLKRFQYCRANVLSHPYCLHQEVMKLACSDITVSSIYGLFIIVSTVGLDFLLILLSYVMILKTVLSIMSHVERVRALNTCVSHLCAVLLFYTPMIGLSVIHRFGNSFSPLLQVLLGYVYLLVPPLMNPIVYSVKSKHLRARIMRAFIK; this is translated from the coding sequence ATGTCAGCTCTCAATGACACCAAATTCAACTCTGCAGCATTCCTTCTCACCGGGATACCTGGGCAGGATGACGTCCATCTCTGGATCATCTCTATCCCTTTTTGTTTAATGTATGTTATTTTGATAGTAGGAAATTCAGTCATTCTGTTCATTATAAAAACAGATCCAAGCCTCCATGAGCCcatgtacattttcctttccatgttgGCCATCACAGACCTTGGCTTATCAATAGCCACCATACCGACGATACTGGGCATATACTTGTTTAAATCTAGGGAGATCAGCCTCAATGCTTGTTTcgcccagctgttcttcatccactcATTTTCATTCATTGAATCCTCTGTGCTCCTGTTAATGGCCTTGGACCGCTTTGTTGCGATCTATCACCCACTGAAATATGCTTATATCCTAACCATGCAGAGAATAGCTAAGATAGGACTGGTGTTTGTGCTAAGAGGGTTGGCTGTAGTATTCCCAGTCCCCTTTCTCCTAAAACGGTTCCAATACTGTCGAGCCAATGTCCTCTCCCATCCCTACTGCCTGCACCAGGAGGTCATGAAGTTGGCTTGTTCAGACATCACGGTCAGCAGCATCTATGGCTTGTTCATAATAGTCTCCACGGTGGGTTTGGACTTCCTGCTCATCCTGCTATCTTATGTGATGATCCTCAAAACAGTGCTGAGCATCATGTCCCATGTGGAGCGTGTCAGGGCCCTGAACACCTGcgtctcccacctctgtgctgtCCTGCTCTTCTATACACCAATGATTGGCCTGTCTGTGATACACAGATTCGGGAATAGCTTTTCTCCCTTGCTTCAGGTTCTCCTGGGATATGTCTACCTGCTGGTCCCGCCCCTAATGAACCCAATTGTGTACAGTGTGAAAAGCAAACATCTTCGTGCGAGGATAATGAGGGCATTCATCAAATGA